A stretch of Candidatus Eisenbacteria bacterium DNA encodes these proteins:
- a CDS encoding DNA polymerase IV, which translates to MGERWIAHVDMDAFYAAIEIRDDPSLRGKPVVVGGSSAHRGVVSAASYEARKHGIHSAMPMARAQRLCPKLVRIPVNMSKYSHESDMIMTIFRQFSPLIEQLSLDEAFLDLTGTEGILGPPLDAGRKIKEAVSDATRLTASVGIAPVKFVAKIASDLEKPDGLVVVGQGEVEAFLSPLPLSRLWGVGPKSLSVLRGLGLETVGDLSRYPREELARRFGASGSHLHDLACGRDERSVVPEWEAKSYSHEETFASDQSDATFLKAVLLDQAGRVARRLRRAGVAGRVVAVKIRWGDFRTITRQRKMPAPTVLGERIYEEAGDLFDRAWDGRPIRLLGVGVSGIEPPEEEGMLFPPQRPDARKLKLEETIDRLSEKFGAKKIVRAPTLRLGEE; encoded by the coding sequence ATGGGAGAGCGCTGGATTGCCCATGTCGACATGGACGCCTTCTACGCCGCGATCGAGATCCGGGACGACCCTTCACTCAGGGGAAAGCCTGTCGTCGTGGGGGGATCCTCTGCCCATCGAGGGGTGGTCTCGGCCGCCTCCTACGAGGCCCGCAAGCACGGGATCCACTCGGCCATGCCGATGGCTCGGGCTCAGAGGCTCTGCCCGAAGCTTGTGAGAATCCCAGTAAATATGAGTAAATATAGTCATGAATCCGATATGATCATGACGATATTCCGCCAATTTTCACCCTTAATAGAGCAGCTTTCCCTCGATGAGGCATTCCTCGACTTGACGGGGACCGAGGGAATCTTGGGCCCTCCGCTGGATGCCGGAAGGAAGATCAAGGAGGCGGTAAGCGACGCGACCAGGCTCACGGCATCGGTCGGGATCGCGCCGGTCAAGTTCGTCGCGAAGATCGCTTCCGACCTCGAGAAGCCGGACGGGCTCGTTGTCGTCGGCCAAGGCGAAGTGGAAGCGTTCCTCAGTCCTCTGCCCCTCTCGCGTCTCTGGGGCGTCGGCCCCAAGAGCCTCTCGGTCCTCCGCGGCCTCGGACTCGAGACGGTCGGGGATCTCTCCAGGTATCCGCGGGAAGAGCTGGCGCGGCGCTTCGGCGCCTCGGGCTCGCATCTGCACGATCTCGCCTGCGGTCGGGACGAGCGCTCGGTCGTCCCCGAATGGGAGGCGAAGTCATACAGCCATGAGGAGACGTTCGCATCGGACCAGTCCGACGCGACGTTCCTCAAGGCGGTTCTACTGGACCAGGCCGGCCGCGTCGCCAGGCGGCTGCGCCGGGCCGGCGTCGCGGGGAGAGTGGTCGCCGTGAAGATCCGCTGGGGGGACTTTCGGACGATCACGAGGCAGAGAAAGATGCCCGCGCCGACCGTCCTTGGGGAGAGGATTTACGAGGAGGCCGGTGACCTGTTCGACAGGGCATGGGACGGCCGGCCGATCCGGCTCCTCGGCGTCGGGGTCAGCGGGATCGAGCCTCCCGAGGAGGAGGGCATGCTCTTCCCGCCGCAGCGGCCCGACGCGAGGAAGCTGAAGCTCGAAGAGACGATCGATCGGCTCTCCGAGAAGTTCGGCGCCAAGAAGATCGTTCGCGCCCCGACCCTGCGGCTGGGGGAGGAGTGA
- a CDS encoding TetR/AcrR family transcriptional regulator, with the protein MGVGGQVACQGARDRILTAAARLHALRGYDGTSVREIAEAAGVTKPLIYYYFPSKETLFATLLHDAVEFALSGAREILLQEGSPRRQFIELIRSQVALAREFPEIYAFVHEALTMPGPLPLGFDYRQDGRRLIEVFHRVVEEGRRAGEFRDVPPEVVVAMPLAVLGIYVAKVLAGEIPAIPERMEESLSDLVLRGAEARACQ; encoded by the coding sequence ATGGGAGTGGGCGGGCAGGTCGCATGTCAGGGCGCGCGGGACCGGATCCTCACGGCCGCGGCCCGACTCCACGCGCTTCGGGGCTACGACGGCACGTCCGTTCGAGAGATCGCGGAGGCCGCGGGCGTCACGAAGCCGCTCATCTACTACTACTTTCCGTCGAAGGAGACGCTCTTCGCGACGCTACTGCACGACGCGGTGGAGTTCGCCCTGAGCGGCGCGCGGGAGATCTTGCTCCAGGAAGGCTCCCCGAGACGCCAGTTCATCGAGCTGATCCGCTCTCAGGTGGCGCTCGCCCGCGAGTTTCCGGAGATCTACGCCTTCGTCCACGAGGCTTTGACCATGCCCGGGCCGCTCCCTCTCGGGTTCGACTACAGGCAGGATGGCCGGCGATTGATCGAGGTGTTCCACCGGGTCGTGGAGGAGGGAAGGCGCGCGGGCGAGTTCCGCGATGTCCCTCCGGAAGTGGTGGTCGCCATGCCGCTCGCCGTCCTGGGGATCTATGTCGCGAAGGTCCTCGCTGGGGAGATCCCCGCGATACCGGAGCGCATGGAGGAGAGTCTGTCCGATCTCGTTCTGCGCGGTGCGGAGGCGCGCGCTTGCCAATGA